A stretch of DNA from Oncorhynchus keta strain PuntledgeMale-10-30-2019 chromosome 17, Oket_V2, whole genome shotgun sequence:
AAATATCTATAGAATTAAATTACACAATACATGAAAATCATACACAAAACATGAAAACAAGATAAAATCATATAAAACAAACATTCTTCAGTAAAAAGGCCCTCTAATATCTGCCTGGATTACCCAAGAGGCACCAACTCCACCAACTTTTGGGACTGTTAATCGTTTGCATACCGACAGTACTTACGCACCTCTGGACAGAGTGTTAGCAGTCAATCTCTTTAGTTTTCTCAGAGCAAGACCTTTGAAGTCATCAGCCACTCAGAATTGCTAAAATACTTCAAACCAGAATGTGGCAGCATTGTTTGGCAATGCATTTCGGTTCATATTGCTCATGGTCTAGATTCCAAATTATCTGCACTGTTGTTGCTATTTTGTAGAAAACCCTTGTTGATACTCGTCAGATGGCCACAGCTACATAACTTtaaaaagaaaaggagagccgcacacacTAGGAGCTATgatgcaataatttaataaccaaattttcaacagacaagctgtcttcatcagggtataacgACAAACCCTGCAGGTCACGAGTTCATATAGTTTCAAaggacacacaggtgtctgtaatcatggccgggtGTGGCTTGTTATCACTGGTTAATTTACAGATAAAAATAGAACATGTAAAAAACATGAATGGATACCATACGATCACAGATACAATTCGGCgacataggcctacaaacatttacaatgaatatcaaaatcacaataatcacaagaatggcttcagatcaaagtctaaattgagaccgaagggcgcaagagtctttaaattaaagatccaggcatcCTCTCGTTTTTACAATTAATTGTCAATGTCACCCCCTAGAAAGGGTGACGTGTTCGATGCCGATATAACGTAGGGACGAAATAGAGTGGTTCGCATCCAAAAAGTGGATACGTTGAGTTTttgcacctaatggtgctacgatgctcagAGATTCTTACTTTTAATTTGCGTTTCATTTGACCCATATAGCGTTGCACTGAAATGAAATGAactgtatattttattttattaaatatTGTGGTAAAATGGAGTGGATTTGTAGGGCCAGTTTCCCCAGACACATATTAAGCCTCGTCAGGGACTAACAAGCAGTTTCTATGGTGAAATTGCTTTTAGGCTAAGATTTAGCCTTCATCTTGTGTCTGGGAATCCTGCCGCTTAATTATATCCATATCCTTTTCTATATGGATTATATTCCTGAACCCTAACAAGCCTTGTGTTGACCAGGACCTGTGCGATGAGCTGTGCCTGATTGATGTGATGGAGGAAAAGCTGAAGGGTGAGGTCATGGACCTGCAGCATGGCAGCCTCTTCTGTAAGACCCACAAGATCGTGGGCGATAAGGGTGAGTGAGGAGTCATAAACTTATgcgcacacactaacacacacacacacacgcacaaacgagTTGTgcgcacacacaaagacacaaacaaacacacatatgcACAAACAAGTTGTGCACACACACTGATTTGTTGTGGAGGTGCTCGGAACCCTAggttgtatttgtgtgtgtttaatgtgcATCTTACCGTGAGTTGCCCACTGTTATATAATCAAACCCTGGTTACATTGTGTGTGCGTGTCCTCCCCCACTCCAGACTACAGTACAACCGCCCATTCCAAGGTGGTGGTGGTCACCGCCGGTGCTCGTCAGCAGGAGGGCGAGAGTCGTCTGAACCTGGTGCAGCGCAACGTCAACATCTTCAAGTTCATCATCCCCCAGATCGTCAAGTACAGCCCCAACGCTATCCTGCTGGTCGTCTCCAACCCCGGTACAAGAGGAGGCccgggagggagggagtaattTGGTTGAACATGATCTAGTGACTTGATCATTACTCTAGAATTGTGCGAAGTAATTGACTGGTTTGAATTAGATGTTAGTGCTGGCCTGCTCACTCCTTAGTTCTCCAGGGCCAGGTTACATTATCAGGAACAACTGCATGGTCTTTTTGCTGACAACTACAGTCCATACTCCAATTAGCAAAGTCAATGCTGGCTTTATACatatgaaaatgtaatttaaggggTATGGTTAGGGTTTGTTTTCTTAACTCAAATTGTGATAACAtttgtaacccccccccccccttctccttttctcctctgtcTATCCCAGTTGACATCCTGACCTACGTGGCCTGGAAGCTGAGCGGTTTCCCCCGTCACCGCGTCATCGGTTCCGGCACCAACCTGGACTCCGGTCGTTTCCGCCACCTTATGGGCGAGAAGCTGCACCTTCACCCCTCCAGTTGCCACGGCTGGATCATTGGAGAGCACGGAGACTCCAGTGGTATGTTGGCTATGGCTTCAAACCCACTCCGGAACCGTCTCTCTGTCCATACCATATTATGGAAAACCTTCATTGGTATCTATGACAGAAAGGTAACTGACTGGATACCTGTCTCTTTTCTTACTCCCAGTGCCCGTATGGAGTGGAGTGAACGTTGCTGGTGTTTCCCTGAAAGGCCTAAACCCACACATGGGCACAGACGCAGACAAGGAGGACTGGAAGCATCTCCACAAGATGGTGGTCGATGGGTGAGTCTTATAAAACACACATCGCTATCTGTTcaattacactacattaccagccaacgcttggcattgcgcatggtgatcttaggtttgtgtgtggctgctcggctaTGGAtagccatttcatgaagctcccgacgaacagtttttgtgttgacattgcttccagaggcagtttggaactgggTATtcagtgttgcaaccgaggacaattTTTTTACacactacgtgcttcagcactcatcGGTCCCACTCTGTGAGCGTGTGTGgactaccacttcgcggctgagccgttgttgctcttaatgttttcacttcacaataacagcacttaaagttgaccagggcagctttagcagggcagaaTCTCTTATGGAGATAGCATTGCTGGCTGTGTGCTGGATTTTTGTCATCAACAGGTGtgcctgaaatagccaaatccactcatttgaaggggtgtccacatacttgtacATATATAATGTACATCTGTCGAGGATCGTTTTAAAAAGGAAAATTaccatttcttattggacaagttccgATAGATACCCC
This window harbors:
- the ldha gene encoding L-lactate dehydrogenase A chain; its protein translation is MTTKEKLITHVLAGEPVGSRSKVTVVGVGMVGMASAVSVLLKDLCDELCLIDVMEEKLKGEVMDLQHGSLFCKTHKIVGDKDYSTTAHSKVVVVTAGARQQEGESRLNLVQRNVNIFKFIIPQIVKYSPNAILLVVSNPVDILTYVAWKLSGFPRHRVIGSGTNLDSGRFRHLMGEKLHLHPSSCHGWIIGEHGDSSVPVWSGVNVAGVSLKGLNPHMGTDADKEDWKHLHKMVVDGAYEVIKLKGYTSWAIGMSVADLVESILKNLHKVHPVSTLVQGMHGVKDEVFLSVPCVLGNSGLTDVIHMTLKPEEEKQLVNSAETLWGVQKELTL